The Kocuria flava nucleotide sequence GGCCCGCCGGTCGCCCCGGCGGCCGTGCGGGGACCGGCGCCCGCCTGGCCGCCGGCCGCCGGCGCCTTCGTCGGGCGGGAGGAGGAGACCGCGCAGCTGCTGCGGGCCGTGGCCGCCCACCGCCTCGTGTGCGTCACCGGCCCCGGCGGGGTCGGCAAGTCCCGGCTCGTCGCCGAGGCCCTGCCCGGGCTCTGCCGGCGGCTGGCCCGCCCGGCGGTGGTGGTCGAGCTCGAGGACGCCGCAGCCGCCCGGGTCGAGGCCCGGGTCGCCGCCGCCCTGGGCCTGGGCGCCACCGGGCGGCTGCGGGAGGCCGTGCTCGAGTACCTCGCGGCGTCCTCCCTCCTGCTGGTCCTCGACGGTGGTGACCGCGTCCTCGGCGCGCTGCGTGACCTCGTGGACGCCGTGCAGCGGACGGCCCCGCGGGTGCACGTCGTGGTGACCGCCCGGCACCGGCTCGAGCGCCCGGACGAGCAGGTCCTCCCGCTGGCCCCGCTGCCGCTGCCGGATCCGGAGGACACGCCGGAGCGGGCCGCCCGGACCGGTGCCGTGCGGCTGTTCCTCGACCGGCTGGGCCGGGCCCGGCCCGGCGCCGGGCCGGACGCGCCGGCGGACGTCGTCGAGCTGTGCCGCCGGCTGGACGGGGTGCCGCTGGCCCTCGAGCTGGCCGCCACGCAGGCCGCGGCGCTCGGGGTCCGGGCCGTGCTCGAGGGCCTCGGGGCGGGGCTGGAGCTCGAGGACGGTGCGCACGGGCCCCTGCGCACCGTCGTCACCCGCTCCTACGACCTGCTCGCCCCGCCCGACCGGGCCCTGCTCGGCCGGCTCGCGATGTTCACCGGGACGTTCGACCTCGGCGCCGCCGAGCAGGTCGCCCCGGGGACTCCCGCCGCCGCGGGCCTCGCCCGGCTCGTACGGGCCTCCCTGGTCCTTCCCGTGGTGGACGGCGCCGCGACGCGCTACCGGCTGCTCGGCGTCGTCCGCGCCTTCGCGGCCGAGCGCGCGGACGCGGGCGCCCCGGAGGCCCACCGGCGGTGGGCGGCCGACCACGCGCAGCGGTGCGCCCGCGCGGCGATCGGACCGGACTGCGGTGCCGCCCTGGGCGGGCTCGAGCGCACCCGGGCGGACCTCGCCGCCGCCGTCGCCGGTGCCCTCGCGGCCGGCCGTCTCGAACCGGCGGCCCGCACCGTCGGCGCCCTCGGGCTGTGCGTGCACTGGGTCCCCGGCCCCGTCCTGTCCGACCTCGCGCTGCAGGTCGGCGAGCACCCCCGTCTCGGGAGCACCGGGGCGGGCGCACTGGCGCTCGGGGCCGCGGCCCTCGCCGCGGACGAGCGCGGTGAGCCCGGCCGGGCGCGCCGGCTCGGGTCCCGGGCCCTCCGGGCGGCCCGCACCCCGGCCGAGCGGTACCTGGCGCGGGCCGCGCTGGGCATCGCCGCCATGTACGCCGGGGACCGGGACGAGGCGGCGCGGCACTGGCGGGACGTCCTGACGATCGCCGGCCTGCCGGAGGCCTACCGGGTCGACGCGCACGCGGTCCTGGCCCTGGCCCACGCGACGGCCGGCGCGGCCGCTCCGGCCGAGGAGCACGCGGCCGCCGCCCGCCGGGCCGCCGAGCGCAGCGGCGCGGCGTCCCGGGAGGCGTTCGCCCTCTACGCGAGCGGTGAGGCGCTGCTGCCCGCCGACCCGGAGGCCGCGGTGGAGGTCCTGCGGGAGGCGGCGCGGATCGCCGAGGGCGTCGGCGCCGCGCAGGTCTCCGCGGTCTCCTCGGTGGCGCTGCTCTCCGCGCTGACCCGGACCGGGCGCGGGGCGGAGGCCCTCGACCTCGCGCGCACCCTCCTGGAGGTCCAGCGCCGCGGCGGCCACTGGCCGCAGCTGTGGACCACGCTGCGGATCCTGGCCGAGCTGTTCGCCGCGGGCGGGTGCCCGGAGGTCGCCGCCCTGATCCTCGGCGCGGCCGAGGTGGCCGGGTCGGCGCCCGGCCTCGGCGGCGCCGACGTCGAGCGCTACCGGGCCCTGCAGGCCGGCCTGCGGGCGGAGCTCGGCCCCGAGCGGACCCACCGGATCGCCGTCCTCGCCCGGCTGCTCCCGCGCGCGGAGGTCCTCGACCGGGCCCGGGACACCGCCGAGGCGCTCGGGGCGCGGCGGTCCCCGTCCTTCCCGGGCCGGTAGGACGTGCTCCCGCCGTGCGGGGAGCCCCCGCACGGCGGCGGGCTCAGATCTCGATCCGGTGCGCCTCCCGCAGGGTCGCGAAGCGCTCGGGGTTGGAGGTCAGCACGATCACCTGGGTCCGCTCCCCGGCGGTGGTGATGGCCGAGGCCAGGCGCCGCAGCCGCTGCGGGTCGGAGTGGCCCAGGGCGTCGTCGAGCAGCACCGGCACCCCGTCCTCCGGGTCCACGAGCAGGGCGGTGGCCAGGCGGATGAGGATCACCAGCTGCTCCTTGGCCCCGGTCGAGAGCGCGGGGAAGGGCAGCCAGTCGCCGTCGAGCCTGCGCTCCTCGACCTCCAGCGACCCGCTGACCCGCACCTCGAAGTCGGGGCCGTAGACCGCCCGGCCCAGCTGCTCCACCGCGGCGCGGAACGGCTGGACGTACTGGGCGTGGGCGCGCTCGCGGTGGGCCAGCAGCGTCCGCTCCAGCAGCAGGGCGGCCTCGGCCCGCCGCTCGAGCCCGGCCAGGTGGCGCCGGGCGGCCTCCAGGCGGGTCCCGGCCCGGTCGTGGTCCTGCTGCACCCGGTCCCGGCCCATGCCCTCGAGCCGGCCCTCCAGGGAGCTGCGCCGGCCCCGCCGCTCCTCGAGGATCCTCTGGAGCCCCTCGATCTGGTCGCCGACGAGCTCCCGGTCGGTCAGCACCCGGTCGGCGTCGAGGCCGGCCAGGGCGGCCTCATGGGCGTCGATCTCCTCCTGGACCGCCGCCATGGCCTCGGCCGCCGCGGTCACGGCGCGGTCGAGGTCCTCGTCGGGCACCTCCCGGCGGGCCTCCTCGAGCCGGGCCCGCCGGCCGGTGAGGCTGCGCTCGAGCTCGAGCAGCTGTCCCCGGACCGAGTGCACGTCCGTCTGGGCCCGCTGCAGCTCGTCCCGGGCCGCGTCGGCGGCGGCCTCGGCGCGGCGGGCGGCGTCCTCGGCCTCCTCGAGCGCGGCCTCGGCGGCGTCGGCCGCCTCCCGGGCGGCCTCGGGGGTCGCCGGCAGCGGCACGTCGTCGTCGCGCCGTGCGCGGTGCTGCTCGATCGCGGCCGCGAGCCGGTCCCGGTCGTCGCGCAGGCGGGACTCGTCCTCGCCGTCGAGCAGGCGGTCGCGGTCGGCGACCGCCTCGCGCACCTGCCGCTCGAGCTCCTGGGCCTCGCGCAGCGCGGCGCGGGCCGCGGCGACCGAGGCGACGCCGTGCCGGGCCAGCAGCGCGACGAACGCGGCGGCGGCCGTGCGGGCGGCCTCGCGGCGGGTCTCGATGCCCTGCTCGGGGGACAGGCGCAGCCGCCACTGATCGGGCAGCTCGAGCTCGACCTCCCCGGTCACCGGGACCGCGAGGGGCTTTTCTGGGTCGACCTCCTCGCGGACGCCGTCGCGCACGAGCGGGCGCGCCCGGCCGAGCGCGGTGAGCTCGAGGCGGGCGCTGCCGGCGGCCAGCTCCGCCTCGGCCCGCTCCGCGGCGCGCTCGGCGCGCTCGAGCCGGTCCACGGCGTCCTCGTCGACCTCCGTGGCGGGACGCGACTGCAGCTCGGCCAGCCGGGCCCGGACCTCCTCGAGCGAGCCCAGGACCTCGAGCACGCGGCGGTGGCGCCCGACGTCGTCGAGGTGGGCCCGGTCCTCCCGCGCGGACCGGGCCGCCGCGCGGGCGTGCTGGACCGCCGTCTGCGCGGCGGCCCGGCGCTGCTCGGCCTCCCCGGCGCGCTCGCGCACCGGGGCGAGCTCCTCCTCGCACCGGGCCAGCTGCCCGGCGAGCGCGGTGCTGCGCTGCTCCTCGGCGGCCAGGGCGGCCACGAGCTCGGTGCGGCGGGCGGCCCGCTCCCGGGCGCGGTCGAGCTCGCCCTGGGCGGCGTCGCGGCGGCGCCGGGCCTCCTCCCGCTGCCGCTGGACGTCCTCGACCTGCCCGGCGGCGCGGTCCAGCTCGGCGTGCTCGGCGCGGGCGGTGGCCAGCTTGCGCTCGGCGTCGGCGATCGAGGCGGTGAGCTCGGTGAGCTCGTCCTCGACCACGGCGATCGTCCGCAGCTCCTCGGCGGCCTCGGCGGCCGCGGCCTCGGCGTCGCGGCAGGCGGTCTCGGCCTGGACGTAGCCGGCGTTCTTCTTCCGCGTCGCCGTCCAGTACTTCTCGCACTCGGCCCCCACGCGCTCCAGGAGGGTGGCGACCTCGCGGTCGTCGCCCGGGGCCTCCCCGGCGCGGGACTCCAGGGCCCGGCGCAGCGCGGCGCTGTCGGTCAGGGCGTTCTGGGCCAGCCCGCCCGCCTGCATGAAGCGCAGGGCCTTCCACAGCGCGGTGTCGGCCCCGGCCCACAGCGCCTCGGCGGCGTCGTGGGCCTCGCGCCCGGTCACGGCCCTCCCCGACTCGGGCCCGGCGACGTGGCGCAGGGTCGTGGACGGGCGCTTCAGCCACTGCTTGGTGTAGACCACCCGGGTGGTCCCGATGGAGAACTCCGCCTCCACGAGCACGGGCACGTCCCGGCCGGCGGGCCGGGCCTCGAGGATCCGCTTGTGCTTGCTGCTGTCGGGCAGGTCCAGCAGGGCGTCGAGGGCGTCGATCATCGAGGTCTTGCCGATCTCGTTGCGCCCCGTCACCACCACGACCCCCGCGTCGGGGAAGGTCAGCTCGCGCTCGGTCACGCCGCGGAAGTTCTCCAGCCTCAGGCGGTGCAGCTTCATCGGGCGGCTCCTCCCACGAGGCGGTACAGCAGGCGCAGGGCGTCCCCGGCGGCGGGGGCCTCCGCCGTCTCCGAGGCGGCCGTGGCCCGCAGCTCGGCGACGGCGTCCGCGGCGTAGCCGCCGACGTCGAGGTCCTCGAACTCGTGCCGGTCGGGGACCACGGCGAGGTCGGTGTGGCGCTCCCACGCGTTGAGGCTCGCGAAGACCTCGGCCTGCTGCTCGAGCAGGGCCTCCAGGGCCGCGGCCTCGGAGAGGTTCAGGGTGCCGGTGAAGACGGTCTTCAGGACGATCCGCTCCTTGGGGGTGAGCGCGGCCAGCTCGGCGCGCAGGGCCTCGACGTCCTCGGCGCCGTCGAGGTGGCGGGTCAGGACGCGGTGCTCCCACTGCCCGACCGGGTGGGCGGTGACGCGGGGCCCGTCGTCGTCGAGGTCGACCTCCAGGACGTGGCCGCGGCCGGGCTCGCGGAAGCCCGTGGACTCGTGGGTGCCGGAGTAGTGGATCGCCCCGTGCCCGTCCTCGGGCCAGCGGATGTGGCGGTCGCCCAGGGCCACGTAGTGGATTGCCCCGCGGGCCAGCGCCTCGTCCAGCGGCGCCCGGCGCACGGTGGTCAGGGAGGTGCGATCCGGGTCGAGCTCGTCGAGCATGCCGTGCCCCACCACGATGCGCAGCGTCCCGTCCGCCTCGAGGCCTTCCAGGGCCGGGGCCACCGGGTCGGTGTCGGGGCGCTTGCTGCGCCAGGGGGCCGCGACCAGTTCCACGCCGTCGACGACGGGGTGCGGGCCCCGCTCGTCGAGCAGCACCACGTTGGCCGGGGCGAGGTCCCGGAAGTCCGGCCGGCCCCAGAGCGAGCCCGGGCCCAGGGGGTCGTGGTTGCCCGGCAGCAGGTACACGGGCAGCCCCACGGAGCCCATGGCGTCCAGGGCGCGCCCGACGTCCCGGCGGCTCAGGTTGGCGTGCTCGAACACGTCCCCGGCCACCACCACGAACGCGCACCCGCGCTCGCGGGCCAGCTCCCCGATGCGCCGGATCGTCTCGACGCGGTCGCCCGTGTACCGCGACTGGGCCTCGCCCTCGAGGTAGTGCCGGGTCATGCCCAGCTGCCAGTCGCTCGTGTGCAGGAAGCGGGTGCTCGTCATGGACGTCCTTCGGTCGTTCGCCGTCGCGTGCGCGGGGTCCGCGCCACCGGCGCGCCGCACAGCCCGTGCGGTTCCCCGGTGACACCGCCATTCTGGCCCCTGTCCCGGACACGCTCCGGCATCCGGCCCGTCGAGGCCCGCCCGTGCCCGTCCCCGGACCGTCGTGCGGCGTCCTCCGGGCGCAGCGGCCGGATTCCTGGCGCACCACCGGTTCTCGATACCGTGAGGCGGATAACCGACGCACGGAAAGAGGCCAGAATGCACGATCGGATCCGCAATGCCCGGCTCGGCGAGCGCGTGATGTCCGCCGAGGAGGCGGCCGCGCTGATCCAGCCGGGGATGACC carries:
- a CDS encoding AfsR/SARP family transcriptional regulator → MGQDPVEIGVLGTLEVRRAGAPVALPGARPRTALAALVVHAPHPVSVDALVEAVWGDDGPARPRGALHTVVSRLRAVLGGEAVRAGPAGYRLALPPGAVDAGRFEALRSRAAGMPAPQAAGVLDEALALWRGPAYAEFADHGFAAPEAARLEELRLRTVEDRAVLALGTGAVDDAVAALEDLVIREPLRERAHGLLMTALYRAGRAAEALERYAALRRSLAGELGLDPTPALQDLQRRILGHDLLPGPPVAPAAVRGPAPAWPPAAGAFVGREEETAQLLRAVAAHRLVCVTGPGGVGKSRLVAEALPGLCRRLARPAVVVELEDAAAARVEARVAAALGLGATGRLREAVLEYLAASSLLLVLDGGDRVLGALRDLVDAVQRTAPRVHVVVTARHRLERPDEQVLPLAPLPLPDPEDTPERAARTGAVRLFLDRLGRARPGAGPDAPADVVELCRRLDGVPLALELAATQAAALGVRAVLEGLGAGLELEDGAHGPLRTVVTRSYDLLAPPDRALLGRLAMFTGTFDLGAAEQVAPGTPAAAGLARLVRASLVLPVVDGAATRYRLLGVVRAFAAERADAGAPEAHRRWAADHAQRCARAAIGPDCGAALGGLERTRADLAAAVAGALAAGRLEPAARTVGALGLCVHWVPGPVLSDLALQVGEHPRLGSTGAGALALGAAALAADERGEPGRARRLGSRALRAARTPAERYLARAALGIAAMYAGDRDEAARHWRDVLTIAGLPEAYRVDAHAVLALAHATAGAAAPAEEHAAAARRAAERSGAASREAFALYASGEALLPADPEAAVEVLREAARIAEGVGAAQVSAVSSVALLSALTRTGRGAEALDLARTLLEVQRRGGHWPQLWTTLRILAELFAAGGCPEVAALILGAAEVAGSAPGLGGADVERYRALQAGLRAELGPERTHRIAVLARLLPRAEVLDRARDTAEALGARRSPSFPGR
- a CDS encoding AAA family ATPase, which codes for MKLHRLRLENFRGVTERELTFPDAGVVVVTGRNEIGKTSMIDALDALLDLPDSSKHKRILEARPAGRDVPVLVEAEFSIGTTRVVYTKQWLKRPSTTLRHVAGPESGRAVTGREAHDAAEALWAGADTALWKALRFMQAGGLAQNALTDSAALRRALESRAGEAPGDDREVATLLERVGAECEKYWTATRKKNAGYVQAETACRDAEAAAAEAAEELRTIAVVEDELTELTASIADAERKLATARAEHAELDRAAGQVEDVQRQREEARRRRDAAQGELDRARERAARRTELVAALAAEEQRSTALAGQLARCEEELAPVRERAGEAEQRRAAAQTAVQHARAAARSAREDRAHLDDVGRHRRVLEVLGSLEEVRARLAELQSRPATEVDEDAVDRLERAERAAERAEAELAAGSARLELTALGRARPLVRDGVREEVDPEKPLAVPVTGEVELELPDQWRLRLSPEQGIETRREAARTAAAAFVALLARHGVASVAAARAALREAQELERQVREAVADRDRLLDGEDESRLRDDRDRLAAAIEQHRARRDDDVPLPATPEAAREAADAAEAALEEAEDAARRAEAAADAARDELQRAQTDVHSVRGQLLELERSLTGRRARLEEARREVPDEDLDRAVTAAAEAMAAVQEEIDAHEAALAGLDADRVLTDRELVGDQIEGLQRILEERRGRRSSLEGRLEGMGRDRVQQDHDRAGTRLEAARRHLAGLERRAEAALLLERTLLAHRERAHAQYVQPFRAAVEQLGRAVYGPDFEVRVSGSLEVEERRLDGDWLPFPALSTGAKEQLVILIRLATALLVDPEDGVPVLLDDALGHSDPQRLRRLASAITTAGERTQVIVLTSNPERFATLREAHRIEI
- a CDS encoding metallophosphoesterase family protein, which encodes MTSTRFLHTSDWQLGMTRHYLEGEAQSRYTGDRVETIRRIGELARERGCAFVVVAGDVFEHANLSRRDVGRALDAMGSVGLPVYLLPGNHDPLGPGSLWGRPDFRDLAPANVVLLDERGPHPVVDGVELVAAPWRSKRPDTDPVAPALEGLEADGTLRIVVGHGMLDELDPDRTSLTTVRRAPLDEALARGAIHYVALGDRHIRWPEDGHGAIHYSGTHESTGFREPGRGHVLEVDLDDDGPRVTAHPVGQWEHRVLTRHLDGAEDVEALRAELAALTPKERIVLKTVFTGTLNLSEAAALEALLEQQAEVFASLNAWERHTDLAVVPDRHEFEDLDVGGYAADAVAELRATAASETAEAPAAGDALRLLYRLVGGAAR